One genomic window of Gossypium hirsutum isolate 1008001.06 chromosome D11, Gossypium_hirsutum_v2.1, whole genome shotgun sequence includes the following:
- the LOC107912895 gene encoding tryptophan synthase beta chain 2 isoform X1, with protein sequence MATHSVFNPNPVSTFTSSTISTKGDKQWPGYLMLNGEQMHVRLSNGYRARARSVINVNSTAIEIPHQWYNLVADLAIKPPPPLHPKTFEPVKPEDLSPLFADELIKQEVTDERFIDIPEEVIDVYRLWRPTPLIRAKRLEKLLDTPARIYYKYEGVSPAGSHKPNTAVPQVYYNAQQGVKNVVTETGAGQWGSSLAFACSLFGLGCEVWQVRASYDQKPYRKLMMQTWGAKVHPSPSDITHAGRKILQMDPSSPGSLGIAISEAVEIAAANDDTKYCLGSVLNHVLLHQTVIGEECIRQMEAIGETPDLIIGCTGGGSNFAGLSFPFIREKLKGKINPVIRAVEPAACPSLTKGVYAYDFGDTAGMTPLMKMHTLGHDFIPDPIHAGGLRYHGMAPLISHVHELGFMEAISIPQTECFQGAIRFARSEGIIPAPEPTHAIAATIREAVRCRESGESKVILMAMCGHGHFDLASYEKYLQGSLVDLSFEEEKIKESLAKVPQVQA encoded by the exons ATGGCCACCCACTCAGTTTTCAATCCAAACCCAGTTTCCACCTTTACTTCGTCCACCATTTCCACTAAAG GAGACAAGCAATGGCCTGGATATCTTATGCTTAATGGAGAACAAATGCATGTAAGGCTTTCCAACGGTTATAGAGCAAGAGCAAGATCAGTTATAAATGTCAATTCTACAGCAATCGAAATTCCTCATCAATGGTACAATCTGGTTGCAGATCTAGCTATAAAGCCTCCGCCTCCATTGCATCCCAAAACATTTGAACCGGTTAAACCAGAAGATTTGTCTCCTTTATTTGCCGATGAATTAATTAAGCAAGAGGTTACCGATGAAAGGTTCATAGATATTCCAGAAGAAGTTATTGACGTATACAGACTTTGGCGCCCGACCCCTTTAATCAG AGCCAAGAGGTTGGAGAAGCTTCTTGATACACCTGCTCGGATTTATTACAAGTACGAAGGTGTCAGCCCTGCCGGATCGCATAAGCCGAACACTGCAGTTCCGCAAGTTTACTACAATGCACAGCAAGGGGTCAAGAATGTCGTGACTGAAACTGGTGCTGGCCAATGGGGTAGTTCATTGGCCTTTGCCTGCAGCTTGTTCGGTCTTGGCTGTGAA GTGTGGCAAGTTCGTGCTTCTTATGATCAGAAACCATATCGGAAATTGATGATGCAAACATGGGGTGCAAAGGTTCATCCTTCTCCATCTGACATTACCCACGCAGGTCGTAAAATACTTCAAATGGATCCTTCTAGCCCCGGAAGTTTAGGGATAGCTATTTCAGAAGCTGTAGAGATTGCCGCTGCAAATGATGATACCAAGTATTGCCTGGGGAGTGTTCTAAATCATGTTTTGCTACATCAAACCGTGATAGGAGAGGAGTGTATTCGACAAATGGAGGCCATCGGTGAAACCCCGGACTTAATCATCGGGTGTACCGGCGGTGGCTCGAATTTCGCAGGACTTAGTTTCCCATTTATCAGAGAAAAGCTCAAGGGAAAAATCAACCCTGTTATACGAGCAGTCGAACCTGCGGCTTGTCCTTCATTAACAAAAGGTGTCTATGCATACGATTTTGGTGATACTGCTGGGATGACTCCATTGATGAAGATGCATACACTGGGGCATGATTTCATTCCGGATCCAATTCATGCCG GTGGCTTACGTTACCATGGTATGGCACCTTTGATTTCGCACGTCCATGAATTAGGCTTCATGGAAGCAATTTCGATCCCGCAAACTGAGTGCTTTCAGG GCGCAATACGATTCGCGCGATCTGAAGGGATAATTCCAGCTCCCGAGCCAACTCATGCTATTGCAGCTACCATTCGGGAAGCTGTTCGCTGCAGAGAGAGTGGGGAATCAAAGGTGATATTGATGGCAATGTGTGGGCATGGCCACTTTGATCTGGCTTCTTATGAGAAGTATTTGCAGGGAAGTTTAGTTGATTTATCATTTGAAGAGGAGAAAATTAAAGAATCATTGGCCAAAGTTCCTCAAGTGCAGGCATAG
- the LOC107912895 gene encoding tryptophan synthase beta chain 2 isoform X2, whose product MLNGEQMHVRLSNGYRARARSVINVNSTAIEIPHQWYNLVADLAIKPPPPLHPKTFEPVKPEDLSPLFADELIKQEVTDERFIDIPEEVIDVYRLWRPTPLIRAKRLEKLLDTPARIYYKYEGVSPAGSHKPNTAVPQVYYNAQQGVKNVVTETGAGQWGSSLAFACSLFGLGCEVWQVRASYDQKPYRKLMMQTWGAKVHPSPSDITHAGRKILQMDPSSPGSLGIAISEAVEIAAANDDTKYCLGSVLNHVLLHQTVIGEECIRQMEAIGETPDLIIGCTGGGSNFAGLSFPFIREKLKGKINPVIRAVEPAACPSLTKGVYAYDFGDTAGMTPLMKMHTLGHDFIPDPIHAGGLRYHGMAPLISHVHELGFMEAISIPQTECFQGAIRFARSEGIIPAPEPTHAIAATIREAVRCRESGESKVILMAMCGHGHFDLASYEKYLQGSLVDLSFEEEKIKESLAKVPQVQA is encoded by the exons ATGCTTAATGGAGAACAAATGCATGTAAGGCTTTCCAACGGTTATAGAGCAAGAGCAAGATCAGTTATAAATGTCAATTCTACAGCAATCGAAATTCCTCATCAATGGTACAATCTGGTTGCAGATCTAGCTATAAAGCCTCCGCCTCCATTGCATCCCAAAACATTTGAACCGGTTAAACCAGAAGATTTGTCTCCTTTATTTGCCGATGAATTAATTAAGCAAGAGGTTACCGATGAAAGGTTCATAGATATTCCAGAAGAAGTTATTGACGTATACAGACTTTGGCGCCCGACCCCTTTAATCAG AGCCAAGAGGTTGGAGAAGCTTCTTGATACACCTGCTCGGATTTATTACAAGTACGAAGGTGTCAGCCCTGCCGGATCGCATAAGCCGAACACTGCAGTTCCGCAAGTTTACTACAATGCACAGCAAGGGGTCAAGAATGTCGTGACTGAAACTGGTGCTGGCCAATGGGGTAGTTCATTGGCCTTTGCCTGCAGCTTGTTCGGTCTTGGCTGTGAA GTGTGGCAAGTTCGTGCTTCTTATGATCAGAAACCATATCGGAAATTGATGATGCAAACATGGGGTGCAAAGGTTCATCCTTCTCCATCTGACATTACCCACGCAGGTCGTAAAATACTTCAAATGGATCCTTCTAGCCCCGGAAGTTTAGGGATAGCTATTTCAGAAGCTGTAGAGATTGCCGCTGCAAATGATGATACCAAGTATTGCCTGGGGAGTGTTCTAAATCATGTTTTGCTACATCAAACCGTGATAGGAGAGGAGTGTATTCGACAAATGGAGGCCATCGGTGAAACCCCGGACTTAATCATCGGGTGTACCGGCGGTGGCTCGAATTTCGCAGGACTTAGTTTCCCATTTATCAGAGAAAAGCTCAAGGGAAAAATCAACCCTGTTATACGAGCAGTCGAACCTGCGGCTTGTCCTTCATTAACAAAAGGTGTCTATGCATACGATTTTGGTGATACTGCTGGGATGACTCCATTGATGAAGATGCATACACTGGGGCATGATTTCATTCCGGATCCAATTCATGCCG GTGGCTTACGTTACCATGGTATGGCACCTTTGATTTCGCACGTCCATGAATTAGGCTTCATGGAAGCAATTTCGATCCCGCAAACTGAGTGCTTTCAGG GCGCAATACGATTCGCGCGATCTGAAGGGATAATTCCAGCTCCCGAGCCAACTCATGCTATTGCAGCTACCATTCGGGAAGCTGTTCGCTGCAGAGAGAGTGGGGAATCAAAGGTGATATTGATGGCAATGTGTGGGCATGGCCACTTTGATCTGGCTTCTTATGAGAAGTATTTGCAGGGAAGTTTAGTTGATTTATCATTTGAAGAGGAGAAAATTAAAGAATCATTGGCCAAAGTTCCTCAAGTGCAGGCATAG